The following are encoded in a window of Schistocerca nitens isolate TAMUIC-IGC-003100 chromosome 9, iqSchNite1.1, whole genome shotgun sequence genomic DNA:
- the LOC126204235 gene encoding uncharacterized protein LOC126204235: MLIDLIKKTNESVEKRLQETNASLERSSREAREREEIFRKSLKEDLQETREEGRISRESLEKGLRETRESLKVLQENNALLKEDLQETIAREIKTSQMKMECNLKKEMQELQERLKMDINERENKLQKSIDQVQGDVEKVEGKLTKKIEDDIEETKAELGERINEVGTNCNHRIAEVTQMQKQCNEAVKGIGDRQNQLAVNLRNAIAVQREEDNKRVEMEVKQLQQGVQQLESKTEEIDKRISNATLAIGGGKVVTLMSSDNRCIQSNTGQKFRPKGGLHPMIFMKWLKGVFPAHLKDSDKIQFAIDRMEGEALTWGVRKKEGTTSYDQFEEEFLKKYWSKSHQCAAIKDLLHRKSLSTWRGTLREFAEHLWELNETLEQPLSDDVMISAIKRRMSQRMQETVSGSLIEDREALMKILEQLESVRSQGHNQPNDQNRGEGNDQRNHFGNSSNYRGRGGGHRYRNHGGERQWRND, from the coding sequence atgttgatagacttgataaagaagactaacgaatcagtagagaagcgtttacaagaaactaatgcaTCGTTAGAGAGGAGTTCACgagaagctagagaaagggaagaaatattccgcaaatcactaaaggaagatttacaagaaactagagaagagggaagaatatcccGGGAATCGTTAGAGAAGGGTTtacgagaaacaagagaatcactaaaggttttacaagaaaataacgcattattaaaggaagatttacaagaaactatagcacgagagatcaaaacatcgcaaatgaagatggaatgtaatctgaagaaagaaatgcaggagctacaagaacggttgaaaatggatatcaacgagagagagaataagctgcagaagagtatagaccaagtccagggagacgtggagaaggtggaaggaaagttaacaaaaaagatagaagacgatattgaagaaacgaaagctgaattgggagaaagaatcaacgaagtgggaacaaattgcaatcatcgaatcgccgaggtgacgcagatgcagaaacaatgcaatgaggcagttaaggggataggagataggcaaaaccaactagctgtcaatctgagaaatgctatagccgtgcaacgagaagaggataacaagagggttgaaatggaggtcaagcagttacaacagggagtgcagcaattggagagcaagacagaagaaattgataaacgaattagcaatgccaccttagccattgggggaggtaaggtcgttacattgatgagcagtgataatcggtgcatccaaagtaatacagggcagaaatttagaccgaaaggaggtttgcacccaatgatatttatgaaatggctaaaaggagttttcccagcacatcttaaggactcagacaagattcaatttgcaatagatagaatggaaggtgaggccttaacttggggagtcaggaagaaggaagggactactagttatgatcagtttgaagaggaattcttgaagaaatactggtccaaaagccatcaatgtgcagcaattaaggacctactccatcgcaagtcacttagtacatggagaggaacgttgagagagtttgccgaacatttgtgggaattgaacgagaccttggaacaacccctgagtgatgacgtaatgatatcagcgataaaaagaagaatgagccagagaatgcaagaaactgtatccgggagcctaattgaagatagggaggccttgatgaaaatactggaacagttggaatctgttcgatcacagggacacaatcaacctaatgatcaaaaccgaggggaaGGTAatgaccaaaggaatcattttggtaattcgtctaattatagaggaagaggtggtggccataggtacaggaaccatggtggtgaacgtcaatggagaaatgattag